One Nonomuraea angiospora DNA segment encodes these proteins:
- a CDS encoding aldehyde dehydrogenase family protein, translating into MTELYIAGEWTRPLAGGQRRIHSPADGSLVATVAEGTAADTEAAIAAARRAFDTGPWPATPARERGALLYKVADLLERDRQTFARAESGDTGKRLVESEYDIDDCVASLRYFAGVAGTDAGRVVDTGRDDAISRVVHEPIGVCGLITPWNYPLLQTTWKVAPALAAGNTFVLKPSELTPSTAILLMRALAEAGLPDGVANLVLGTGPEVGAPLAEHPDVDMVSFTGGLATGRRVMAAAAATVKRVALELGGKNPNIVFADADFDTAVDFALTAVFLHSGQVCSAGARLLVEDSLHDAFVDEVVRRAELIRLGGPFDPHADTGPLISAAHLAKVEEYVAAGLAEGAVLRCGGRRLDGPGHFYRPTVLDECKQDMRVVREESFGPVLTVERFTTEDEAVRLANDTEYGLAGAVWTQDAGRAQRVAGRLRHGTVWINDYHPYVPQAEWGGFKQSGNGRELGPTGLDEYREIKHVWQNIRPRPQRWFPEN; encoded by the coding sequence ATGACCGAGCTCTACATCGCGGGCGAGTGGACCAGGCCACTCGCCGGTGGTCAGCGGCGCATCCACTCGCCCGCCGACGGAAGCCTCGTGGCCACCGTGGCCGAGGGGACCGCCGCGGACACCGAGGCGGCGATCGCCGCGGCCCGGCGCGCCTTCGACACCGGACCCTGGCCCGCGACGCCGGCCCGCGAGCGCGGCGCGCTGCTGTACAAGGTAGCCGACCTGCTGGAACGCGACCGCCAGACCTTCGCCCGCGCCGAGTCGGGCGACACCGGCAAGCGCCTGGTGGAGAGCGAGTACGACATCGACGACTGCGTGGCCAGCCTGCGTTACTTCGCCGGCGTCGCGGGCACCGACGCGGGCCGGGTCGTCGACACCGGCCGCGACGACGCGATCAGCCGCGTCGTCCACGAGCCGATCGGCGTCTGCGGCCTCATCACGCCGTGGAACTATCCCCTGCTCCAGACGACGTGGAAGGTCGCCCCGGCGCTCGCCGCGGGCAACACGTTCGTGCTCAAGCCGAGCGAGCTGACCCCCAGCACGGCAATCCTGCTGATGCGCGCGCTGGCCGAGGCCGGGCTGCCGGACGGGGTGGCCAACCTCGTGCTCGGCACCGGCCCGGAGGTCGGCGCGCCGCTGGCCGAGCACCCGGACGTGGACATGGTCTCCTTCACCGGCGGCCTGGCCACCGGGCGGCGCGTCATGGCCGCCGCCGCGGCCACGGTGAAGCGGGTGGCGCTGGAGCTGGGCGGCAAGAACCCCAACATCGTCTTCGCCGACGCCGACTTCGACACGGCCGTCGACTTCGCGCTCACCGCGGTGTTCCTGCACTCCGGCCAGGTCTGCTCGGCCGGCGCGCGCCTGCTGGTGGAGGACTCCCTGCACGACGCGTTCGTGGACGAGGTCGTACGGCGGGCCGAGCTGATCCGCCTGGGCGGCCCCTTCGACCCGCACGCCGACACCGGCCCGCTCATCTCCGCCGCCCACCTGGCAAAGGTCGAGGAGTACGTGGCGGCGGGCCTGGCCGAGGGGGCCGTGCTGCGCTGCGGCGGCCGCCGCCTCGACGGGCCCGGGCACTTCTACCGGCCCACCGTCCTGGACGAGTGCAAGCAGGACATGCGCGTGGTGCGCGAGGAGTCCTTCGGCCCCGTCCTGACCGTCGAGCGCTTCACGACCGAGGACGAGGCGGTCCGCCTGGCCAACGACACCGAGTACGGCCTGGCCGGCGCGGTCTGGACCCAGGACGCCGGCAGGGCGCAGCGGGTCGCGGGCCGGCTGCGGCACGGCACGGTGTGGATCAACGACTACCACCCCTACGTGCCGCAGGCCGAGTGGGGCGGCTTCAAGCAGTCCGGCAACGGCCGCGAGCTGGGCCCGACCGGCCTGGACGAGTACCGCGAGATCAAGCACGTCTGGCAGAACATCCGACCGCGCCCACAGCGGTGGTTCCCAGAGAACTGA
- the purU gene encoding formyltetrahydrofolate deformylase yields MSPRPDPGREFILTVSCSDKPGIVYAVSSFLVQHGGNMLQSKQFNDREGGAFFMRVHFAARDEIERLREGFAYVAGSFQMNWQLKDAATPTRTLVMASKFGHCVNDLLYRRQVGALNIEIPAIVSNHPDLEALAASYGVPYHHVPVTAATKGEAEARILELVEECDAELVVLARYMQVLSDDLCKRLEGRAINIHHSFLPGFKGAKPYHQAHERGVKLIGATAHYVTADLDEGPIIEQDVARVDHELDPEDLVAAGRDVEAQVLARAVKWHSEQRVLLNGNRTVVFR; encoded by the coding sequence ATGTCTCCACGTCCCGACCCTGGCCGCGAGTTCATCCTCACGGTGTCCTGCTCCGACAAGCCGGGCATCGTGTACGCGGTCAGCAGCTTCCTCGTCCAGCACGGCGGGAACATGCTGCAGAGCAAGCAGTTCAACGACCGCGAGGGCGGCGCCTTCTTCATGCGCGTGCACTTCGCCGCGCGGGACGAGATCGAGCGGTTGCGCGAGGGGTTCGCCTACGTCGCCGGCTCCTTCCAGATGAACTGGCAGCTGAAGGACGCGGCCACGCCCACCCGCACGCTGGTCATGGCGTCGAAGTTCGGTCACTGTGTGAACGACCTGCTCTATCGCCGCCAGGTGGGCGCGCTCAACATCGAGATCCCCGCGATCGTCTCCAACCACCCGGACCTGGAGGCGCTGGCCGCCTCGTACGGCGTGCCGTACCACCACGTGCCCGTCACGGCCGCCACCAAGGGCGAGGCCGAGGCGCGGATCCTGGAGCTGGTCGAGGAGTGCGACGCGGAGCTGGTGGTCCTGGCGCGTTACATGCAGGTCCTCTCCGACGACCTGTGCAAGCGGCTGGAGGGGCGGGCCATCAACATCCACCACTCCTTTCTGCCGGGCTTCAAGGGCGCCAAGCCGTACCACCAGGCGCACGAGCGCGGCGTGAAACTCATCGGCGCGACCGCGCACTACGTCACGGCCGACCTGGACGAGGGCCCCATCATCGAGCAGGACGTGGCCAGGGTGGACCACGAGCTCGACCCCGAGGACCTGGTCGCGGCCGGGCGGGACGTGGAGGCGCAGGTGCTGGCCAGGGCCGTGAAGTGGCACAGCGAGCAGCGCGTCCTGCTCAACGGCAACCGGACCGTGGTCTTCCGCTGA
- the betA gene encoding choline dehydrogenase has translation MTSHQYDFVIVGGGSAGSALANRLSADPATRVLVLEAGRSDYPWDVFIHMPAALPFPIGNRFYDWRYESEPEPHMHGRRIYHARGKVLGGSSSINGMIFQRGNPLDYERWGADPGMKSWDYAHCLPYFKRMENCLADPDTPWRGHGGPLVLERGAASTPLYDAFFEAVQQAGYPLTDDVNGYRQEGFARFDRNIRRGRRLSAARAYLHPVMKRPNLTVKTRVLVTKVVFDGTRAVGVEFDGGRVRAGEVILCGGAINSPQLLQLSGIGNAEELRKLGIDVVHDLPGVGENLQDHLEVYIQHGCREPVSMQPNLRKWRHPWIGAQWLFLRGGPGATNHFEAGGFVRSNDDVDYPNLMFHFLPLAVRYDGSAPAGGHGYQVHVGPMYSDARGSVKIRSTDPRRHPALRFNYLSTEQDRREWVEAVRVARRILGAPALAALSTGEVSPGPSVESDEEILDWVAKDGETALHPSCTARMGVDAMSVLDPDTMRVHGVDGLRVVDASAMPYVTNGNIYAPVMMLAEKAADLILGNTPLPPQTTEFYRHRA, from the coding sequence ATGACGTCACATCAATACGACTTCGTCATCGTCGGAGGCGGCTCGGCCGGCAGCGCGCTGGCCAACCGGCTCTCCGCGGACCCTGCCACGCGAGTGCTCGTCCTGGAGGCGGGCCGATCGGACTACCCGTGGGACGTGTTCATCCACATGCCCGCAGCCCTGCCCTTCCCCATCGGCAACCGCTTCTACGACTGGCGCTACGAGTCGGAGCCCGAGCCCCACATGCACGGCCGGCGGATCTATCACGCTCGCGGCAAGGTGCTCGGCGGCTCCAGCAGCATCAACGGCATGATCTTCCAGCGCGGCAACCCGCTGGACTACGAGCGGTGGGGCGCCGATCCCGGCATGAAGAGCTGGGACTACGCCCACTGCCTGCCGTACTTCAAGCGCATGGAGAACTGCCTGGCCGACCCCGACACGCCCTGGCGCGGCCACGGCGGGCCGCTCGTGCTGGAGCGCGGGGCGGCGAGCACGCCCTTGTACGACGCGTTCTTCGAGGCGGTGCAGCAGGCCGGCTATCCCCTGACCGACGACGTGAACGGCTACCGGCAGGAGGGCTTCGCCCGTTTCGACCGCAACATCCGGCGCGGGCGCCGGCTCAGCGCCGCCAGGGCGTACCTGCACCCGGTCATGAAGCGGCCCAACCTGACCGTCAAGACGCGCGTGCTGGTGACGAAGGTCGTCTTCGACGGCACCAGGGCCGTCGGCGTCGAGTTCGACGGCGGCCGGGTCCGCGCGGGCGAGGTCATCCTGTGCGGCGGCGCGATCAACTCGCCGCAGCTGCTGCAGCTGTCCGGGATCGGCAACGCCGAGGAACTGCGCAAGCTCGGCATCGACGTCGTGCACGACCTGCCGGGCGTGGGCGAGAACCTGCAGGACCACCTGGAGGTCTACATCCAGCACGGCTGCCGCGAACCGGTCTCGATGCAGCCGAACCTGCGCAAGTGGCGCCATCCCTGGATCGGCGCGCAGTGGCTGTTCCTGCGCGGCGGGCCGGGGGCGACCAACCACTTCGAGGCGGGCGGCTTCGTCCGGAGCAACGACGACGTCGACTACCCCAACCTGATGTTCCACTTCCTGCCGCTGGCCGTGCGCTACGACGGCTCGGCGCCGGCGGGCGGGCACGGCTACCAGGTGCACGTCGGGCCCATGTACTCCGACGCCCGCGGCTCGGTGAAGATCAGGAGCACGGATCCGCGGCGGCATCCCGCGCTGCGCTTCAACTACCTGTCCACCGAGCAGGACAGGCGCGAGTGGGTGGAGGCCGTCCGGGTGGCCCGCAGGATCCTCGGGGCGCCGGCGCTGGCCGCGCTCAGCACGGGCGAGGTGTCGCCGGGGCCGTCCGTGGAGAGCGACGAGGAGATCCTGGACTGGGTGGCCAAGGACGGCGAGACCGCCCTGCACCCCTCGTGCACGGCCAGGATGGGCGTGGACGCGATGTCGGTGCTCGACCCGGACACGATGCGGGTGCACGGCGTCGACGGGCTGCGCGTGGTGGACGCCTCGGCCATGCCGTACGTGACGAACGGCAACATCTACGCGCCGGTCATGATGCTGGCGGAGAAGGCGGCCGACCTCATCCTGGGCAACACGCCGCTGCCGCCTCAGACGACCGAGTTCTACCGCCACCGGGCATGA
- a CDS encoding IclR family transcriptional regulator: MGNESSSGGVQSVDRAISVLEILSRRGEAGVSEVAAEIDVHKSTAFRLLGALEARGLVEQAEERGKYRLGFGIIRLAGGVNTQLDVTQRARPVCRRLAEEIGETVNIAVLRSSYAVNLDQVRGASAVTAYNWVGQITPLHATSSGKVLMAHLDERQRDRVLSDGALESFTPRTVTDLGRLKEQLTEIKRTGYGYCLEELEEGLNAMAAPIRSYHGDVVAAVSASGPAYRFTAERMHELAPVLIAGADEISRRLGYAG; this comes from the coding sequence ATGGGCAACGAGTCGAGCAGCGGGGGCGTGCAGTCGGTCGATCGGGCGATCAGCGTGCTGGAGATCCTCTCCCGGCGGGGCGAGGCAGGGGTCAGCGAGGTCGCCGCGGAGATCGACGTGCACAAGTCGACCGCGTTCCGGCTGCTCGGCGCGCTCGAGGCGCGCGGCCTGGTCGAACAGGCCGAGGAGCGCGGCAAATACCGGCTCGGCTTCGGCATCATCCGCCTGGCCGGCGGCGTCAACACCCAGCTCGACGTCACCCAGCGGGCGCGCCCGGTCTGCCGGCGCCTGGCGGAGGAGATCGGCGAGACGGTCAACATCGCCGTGCTCCGCTCCAGCTACGCGGTCAACCTCGACCAGGTGCGCGGCGCCTCGGCGGTCACCGCCTACAACTGGGTCGGCCAGATCACGCCGTTGCACGCCACCTCCAGCGGAAAGGTGCTGATGGCCCACCTGGACGAGCGCCAGCGCGACCGGGTGCTGTCCGACGGGGCCCTGGAGTCCTTCACGCCCCGCACGGTCACCGACCTGGGCCGGCTCAAGGAGCAGCTGACCGAGATCAAGCGGACCGGCTACGGCTACTGCCTGGAGGAGCTGGAGGAGGGGCTGAACGCCATGGCGGCGCCCATCCGCTCCTACCACGGTGACGTCGTCGCCGCGGTGAGCGCCTCCGGCCCCGCCTACCGCTTCACCGCCGAGCGCATGCACGAGCTCGCTCCCGTCCTGATCGCCGGGGCCGACGAGATCAGCCGCCGCCTGGGGTACGCCGGCTGA
- a CDS encoding FdhF/YdeP family oxidoreductase encodes MNEHDDERLTAGPPRDWAGGLPAVGHALRIAHRQMGIGRTALTLLRVNQKSGFDCPGCAWPEGEHRSPAEFCENGAKAVAEEATVRRVTREFFAAHPVSELAGMSDYWLGQQGRLTEPMYKPAGAEHYEPIGWAEAFGMIAAELRALDSPDEAVFYTSGRTSNEAAFAYQLLVRRFGTNNLPDCSNMCHESSGAALTETIGIGKGTVSLDDLHRADLIFVIGQNPGTNHPRMLTALEKAKRGGARIVAVNPLPEAGLLRFKNPQRPSGLAAGTALADRFLQIRLNGDMALFQALSLLLLDTADEAFIAEHTSGFEAWKAHLTGLDWAEVLEATGLTRRELEETARDVRNAGSVVVCWAMGLTQHRNSVATIREVVNFQLLRGNVGLCPVRGHSNVQGDRTMGIYEKPSKDFLDALAAEFGFEPPRHHGLDTVEAIRAMRDGEAKVFVGMGGNFVRATPDSRVTEAALRRTRLTVQISTKLNRSHAVCGERALILPTLGRTERDPAGLVTVEDSMGLVHASRGRLAPASPDLLPEVAIVARLGRELFGEEPWADFERDYGTIRDRIARVIPGFEDFNGRAEAGFALPNAPRDERRFPTATGRAGFTVNRLEVLRVPPGRLLLQTVRSHDQYNTTVYGLDDRYRGVRNGRKVVFVHPEDLAERDLADGDVVDLVSEWPDGERTAEGFRVIAYPTARGCCAAYFPETNVLVPLDSVAETSNTPTSKSIVIRLSRRTPGGG; translated from the coding sequence GTGAACGAGCACGACGACGAACGGCTGACGGCCGGCCCGCCCAGGGACTGGGCGGGCGGCCTGCCCGCGGTGGGCCACGCCCTGCGCATCGCCCACCGGCAGATGGGGATCGGCCGCACCGCGCTGACGCTGCTGCGCGTCAACCAGAAGAGCGGCTTCGACTGCCCCGGCTGCGCCTGGCCTGAGGGCGAGCACCGCAGCCCGGCCGAGTTCTGCGAGAACGGCGCCAAGGCGGTGGCCGAGGAGGCCACCGTCCGGCGCGTCACCCGCGAGTTCTTCGCCGCCCATCCGGTGAGCGAGCTGGCCGGGATGAGCGACTACTGGCTGGGGCAGCAGGGCAGGCTGACCGAGCCGATGTACAAGCCCGCGGGCGCCGAGCACTACGAGCCGATCGGCTGGGCGGAGGCGTTCGGCATGATCGCGGCCGAGCTGCGCGCGCTGGACAGCCCCGACGAGGCGGTCTTCTACACCTCGGGCCGCACCTCCAACGAGGCGGCCTTCGCCTACCAGCTGCTGGTGCGCCGGTTCGGCACCAACAACCTGCCCGACTGCTCCAACATGTGCCACGAGTCCAGCGGGGCCGCGCTCACCGAGACGATCGGGATCGGCAAGGGCACCGTGTCGCTCGACGACCTGCACCGGGCCGACCTGATCTTCGTGATCGGCCAGAACCCGGGCACCAACCACCCCCGCATGCTCACCGCCCTGGAGAAGGCCAAGCGCGGCGGCGCGCGGATCGTCGCGGTCAATCCCCTGCCCGAGGCCGGGCTGCTGCGCTTCAAGAACCCGCAGCGGCCGTCCGGGCTGGCGGCGGGCACGGCGCTGGCCGACCGGTTCCTGCAGATCCGGCTCAACGGCGACATGGCGCTGTTCCAGGCGCTGTCGCTGCTGCTGCTCGACACCGCCGACGAGGCGTTCATCGCCGAGCACACCAGCGGTTTCGAGGCGTGGAAGGCGCACCTGACCGGCCTGGACTGGGCGGAGGTGCTGGAGGCGACCGGCCTGACCCGGCGGGAGCTGGAGGAGACGGCCCGCGACGTCAGGAACGCCGGGTCCGTCGTCGTCTGCTGGGCCATGGGGCTCACCCAGCACCGCAACTCCGTGGCCACCATCCGCGAGGTGGTCAACTTCCAGCTGCTGCGCGGCAACGTGGGCCTGTGCCCGGTGCGCGGCCACTCCAACGTCCAGGGCGACCGGACCATGGGCATCTACGAGAAGCCCTCGAAGGACTTCCTGGACGCGCTGGCCGCCGAGTTCGGCTTCGAGCCGCCCCGGCACCACGGGCTGGACACGGTCGAGGCCATCCGGGCCATGCGCGACGGCGAGGCGAAGGTCTTCGTCGGCATGGGCGGCAACTTCGTCCGCGCCACCCCCGACAGCCGCGTCACCGAGGCGGCGCTGCGCCGTACCAGGCTGACCGTGCAGATCTCCACCAAGCTCAACCGCTCGCACGCGGTGTGCGGCGAGCGGGCGCTCATCCTGCCCACGCTGGGCCGCACCGAGCGCGACCCGGCCGGGTTGGTCACCGTCGAGGACTCGATGGGGCTGGTGCACGCCTCGCGCGGCCGGCTCGCGCCCGCCTCCCCGGACCTGCTGCCGGAGGTGGCGATCGTCGCCCGGCTGGGCCGCGAGCTGTTCGGCGAGGAGCCGTGGGCGGACTTCGAGCGCGACTACGGCACGATCCGCGACCGCATCGCGCGGGTGATCCCCGGTTTCGAGGACTTCAACGGCCGCGCCGAGGCCGGCTTCGCGCTGCCCAACGCGCCCCGGGACGAGCGCCGCTTCCCCACCGCCACCGGCAGGGCCGGCTTCACCGTCAACCGGCTGGAGGTCCTGCGGGTGCCGCCGGGGCGGCTGCTGCTGCAGACCGTACGCAGCCACGACCAGTACAACACCACTGTCTACGGCCTCGACGACCGCTACCGCGGGGTCAGGAACGGCCGCAAGGTGGTCTTCGTCCACCCCGAAGACCTCGCGGAGCGCGACCTGGCCGACGGCGACGTGGTCGACCTGGTCAGCGAGTGGCCCGACGGCGAGCGCACCGCCGAGGGGTTCAGGGTCATCGCCTATCCGACCGCCCGCGGCTGCTGCGCCGCCTACTTCCCGGAGACCAACGTGCTGGTGCCGCTCGACTCGGTGGCCGAGACCTCCAACACCCCGACCTCCAAGAGCATCGTGATCCGGCTCAGCCGGCGTACCCCAGGCGGCGGCTGA
- a CDS encoding aromatic ring-hydroxylating oxygenase subunit alpha, with protein MTTTTSSVIPTLPGRYYVDPEIFAAEQRNIFEAMWFCVVRSADLPKPGAFKTVQVGSESILVTRARDMSVRAFFNVCRHRGATLRTEESGEVKRAFQCPYHAWTYDLDGKLIAAPNLTKMADLDRVEYGLVKVHVREWLGYVWVCLADEPPSFEEDVLGAVTERLGSLELLDNYDVAGLEVGRRIVYDVKANWKLIIENFMECYHCATIHPELTEVLPEFADGYAAQYFVGHGAEFGEEIQGFTVDGSEGLDRIPGVSEEQDRRYYAITIKPQVFVNLVPDHAIVHRMFPLAVDRTVVECDWLYLPGVVASGKDLDKSVELFHRVNEQDFEACERCQPQMGSRTYAKGGVLVPSEHHIGAFHDWVQDRVG; from the coding sequence GTGACCACCACCACGTCAAGCGTGATCCCCACCCTCCCCGGTCGCTACTACGTGGACCCCGAGATCTTCGCCGCGGAGCAGCGGAACATCTTCGAGGCGATGTGGTTCTGCGTGGTGCGCTCGGCCGACCTGCCCAAGCCGGGCGCGTTCAAGACGGTTCAGGTCGGCTCCGAGAGCATCCTCGTCACCAGGGCGCGCGACATGTCGGTGCGCGCGTTCTTCAACGTCTGCCGCCATCGCGGCGCGACGCTGCGCACGGAGGAGTCGGGTGAGGTGAAGCGGGCCTTCCAGTGCCCGTACCACGCCTGGACCTACGACCTGGACGGCAAGCTGATCGCCGCGCCCAACCTGACCAAGATGGCCGACCTGGACCGGGTGGAGTACGGCCTGGTGAAGGTGCACGTGCGCGAGTGGCTCGGCTACGTGTGGGTGTGCCTGGCCGACGAGCCGCCCTCCTTCGAGGAGGACGTGCTGGGCGCGGTGACCGAGCGGCTCGGCTCGCTGGAGCTGCTCGACAACTACGACGTGGCCGGCCTGGAGGTGGGTCGCAGGATCGTCTACGACGTGAAGGCGAACTGGAAGCTCATCATCGAGAACTTCATGGAGTGCTACCACTGCGCCACGATCCATCCCGAGCTGACCGAGGTGCTGCCGGAGTTCGCCGACGGCTACGCGGCCCAGTACTTCGTGGGCCACGGCGCCGAGTTCGGCGAGGAGATCCAGGGCTTCACCGTCGACGGCTCCGAGGGGCTCGACCGCATCCCGGGCGTCAGTGAGGAGCAGGACCGCCGCTACTACGCGATCACGATCAAGCCGCAGGTGTTCGTCAACCTGGTGCCCGACCACGCGATCGTGCACCGCATGTTCCCGCTGGCGGTGGACCGCACGGTCGTCGAGTGCGACTGGCTCTACCTGCCCGGCGTCGTGGCGAGCGGCAAGGACCTGGACAAGTCGGTGGAGCTGTTCCACCGGGTCAACGAGCAGGACTTCGAGGCGTGCGAGCGGTGCCAGCCGCAGATGGGCTCGCGTACGTACGCCAAGGGCGGCGTGCTGGTGCCCAGCGAGCACCACATCGGCGCCTTCCACGACTGGGTCCAGGACCGCGTCGGGTGA
- a CDS encoding MBL fold metallo-hydrolase: protein MRVERLVTSGTFSLDGGTWEVDNNVWLLGDDQEVLVVDAAHDASAVAAAVGDRRVSAIVCTHAHDDHVNAAPELAALTGAPVLLHPDDEVLWKLAHPSATPGGRLAGGQLLRVAGTAAHVLHTPGHAPGAVCLYVPELGVLFSGDTLFKGGPGATGRSYSDFPTIISSISRTLLTLPGETVVHTGHGEDTSIGAEAPQLENWIRRGH, encoded by the coding sequence ATGCGGGTCGAGCGCCTGGTCACGTCGGGGACGTTCAGCCTGGACGGCGGGACGTGGGAGGTCGACAACAACGTGTGGCTGCTGGGCGACGACCAGGAGGTCCTGGTCGTCGACGCCGCCCACGACGCCTCCGCCGTCGCCGCGGCCGTGGGCGACCGCCGGGTGAGCGCGATCGTGTGCACGCACGCGCACGACGACCACGTCAACGCCGCGCCCGAGCTGGCCGCGCTGACCGGCGCGCCCGTGCTGCTGCACCCGGACGACGAGGTGCTGTGGAAGCTGGCCCACCCGTCGGCCACGCCCGGCGGGCGGCTGGCCGGCGGACAGCTCCTGCGGGTGGCGGGCACCGCCGCGCACGTGCTGCACACGCCGGGGCACGCGCCGGGCGCGGTGTGCCTGTACGTGCCGGAGCTCGGCGTGCTGTTCTCCGGGGACACCCTGTTCAAGGGCGGTCCCGGCGCGACGGGCAGGTCGTACAGCGACTTCCCGACGATCATCTCGTCGATCAGCCGGACGCTGCTGACGCTGCCCGGCGAGACCGTGGTGCACACCGGACACGGTGAGGACACCAGCATCGGGGCCGAGGCTCCGCAGCTCGAGAACTGGATCCGCCGAGGGCACTGA
- a CDS encoding S-(hydroxymethyl)mycothiol dehydrogenase produces the protein MAHEVRGVVATGKGKPVSLETVLVPDPGPGEALVQVQACGVCHTDLHYREGGISDDFPFLLGHEAAGVVESVGDGVTDVAPGDFVILNWRAVCGSCRACLRGRPQYCFATHNATQKMTLADGTPLSPALGIGAFADKTLVAAGQCTKVDPAASPAAAGLLGCGVMAGLGAAVNTGGVSRGDSVAVIGCGGVGNAAIAGARLVGATTIIAVDVDGRKLEWARGLGATHTVDARDGDPVEAIRELTGGFGADVVIDAVGRPETYRQAFYARDLAGTVVLVGVPTPEMTLELPLLDVFGRGGALKSSWYGDCLPSRDFPMLISLYLQGRLDLDAFVSETIGLDDVEDAFAKMHRGEVLRSVVVL, from the coding sequence ATGGCTCATGAAGTACGCGGGGTCGTCGCGACCGGCAAGGGCAAGCCGGTCAGCCTGGAGACCGTCCTGGTGCCGGACCCGGGGCCCGGCGAGGCGCTGGTCCAGGTGCAGGCGTGCGGGGTCTGCCACACGGACCTGCACTACCGCGAGGGCGGCATCAGCGACGACTTCCCGTTCCTGCTCGGCCACGAGGCGGCCGGCGTGGTGGAGTCGGTCGGCGACGGTGTCACTGACGTCGCGCCCGGCGACTTCGTGATCCTCAACTGGCGGGCCGTGTGCGGCTCGTGCCGGGCGTGCCTGCGCGGCCGCCCGCAGTACTGCTTCGCCACCCACAACGCCACCCAGAAGATGACCCTGGCCGACGGCACGCCGCTCAGCCCCGCGCTGGGCATCGGCGCGTTCGCCGACAAGACGCTCGTGGCCGCCGGCCAGTGCACCAAGGTCGACCCGGCCGCCTCCCCCGCCGCGGCGGGCCTGCTCGGCTGCGGCGTGATGGCCGGGCTCGGCGCCGCGGTGAACACCGGCGGCGTCAGCAGGGGCGACTCGGTGGCGGTGATCGGCTGCGGCGGTGTCGGCAACGCGGCCATCGCGGGCGCGCGGCTGGTCGGCGCGACCACGATCATCGCGGTCGACGTGGACGGCCGGAAGCTGGAGTGGGCCCGCGGCCTGGGCGCGACGCACACGGTCGACGCCAGGGACGGCGACCCGGTCGAGGCGATCAGGGAGCTGACCGGCGGGTTCGGCGCGGACGTCGTGATCGACGCGGTCGGCCGGCCGGAGACCTACCGGCAGGCCTTCTACGCCCGCGACCTGGCGGGGACCGTGGTCCTCGTCGGCGTGCCCACGCCGGAGATGACGCTGGAGCTGCCGCTGCTCGACGTGTTCGGCCGCGGCGGCGCGCTGAAGTCCAGCTGGTACGGCGACTGCCTGCCCAGCCGCGACTTCCCCATGCTGATCTCCCTCTACCTGCAGGGACGTCTCGACCTCGACGCGTTCGTCAGCGAGACCATCGGCCTGGACGACGTCGAGGACGCCTTCGCCAAGATGCATCGCGGCGAGGTGCTTCGCTCGGTGGTGGTGCTCTAA